A single window of Myripristis murdjan chromosome 21, fMyrMur1.1, whole genome shotgun sequence DNA harbors:
- the akap11 gene encoding LOW QUALITY PROTEIN: A-kinase anchor protein 11 (The sequence of the model RefSeq protein was modified relative to this genomic sequence to represent the inferred CDS: inserted 2 bases in 1 codon), with product MVSGWSASHVQPSVAMDACARIRGVPLRTRASIRKETVRDSGSQCVKSLLRSKKELCSIGLELQTRETVRLTELHFVCLPGHCEGEDVTLQALSSLPGELCELLRSLHIHGLRNNEVLLLKDSRRLAERKDAGVQCRLKAVCVLRHNPSPTFCPQASLASVVGLLGRYMAGVRYALELQALQRGTAEPQPARGDDTNQSVSSIEDDFVTALEHLEEDDTGDTSSAAPYQHGKKRDVASQTVPAHKRRKDLSGSRIIISSSSKKSSTKRRSGPEVSVTVQRSSGTESQWTHCNPGACLPSPSTHVSESDESDCSSPSPIIFLDEVGYQKSLLAKLDIPQVPGGPIERVEDSDSEVSEFFDSFDQFDDLEDLSSESCTLTLPLDATSAPTKQKKKPSDTSTNGSGSKYVSRGCSTKGMNPHRFDQPTLPANVKKPTPLKPGSPYSPHTEVPDSPRPVQTSSEENGGPLFSPVSSSAFSPLGDSGGPLEYFWKTDGDGGDGGDCSELRKPQDLCSLYKTYSDFASSLSKEILGSVCGYQSPVDINDNKNLSCVCHKEFQNPSGHLMKLSEIQETVTVAKLQQKSHSLKDGIQRFATDLVEMSLGSALRDLQKGVSSCTTTLCHLAARLTSSVFQMAFHEIGMRHAYVLKERAINGLAGFLVGEAVSGALKEFLTVKKQIFHSTVTRFAADLAEELVFEGIMEVCQFSHPSTPLTSSDWSFGRRLEEEEEEEVVSSYASDLSESVLQEAFIELSQADVAFTSQAAISVSLDNICYVSAQDTSTHTCSTSDSQHFLHASSAAAAPGPSGEDGACTVKKALFTVSGMASCVPVPQAGQALSHLQTSEEICQYKSSTAHTSQTSPKRSLVTVASSDTTTSTQTDLSSHGTQTQAPGGDQSQGKSPFHNFSGNMVDMIVSEACELITTTKMKKSFGDCADFLTKTIGSRRGSSSRPGSISDEAPDSPLRQGASRESFRYDNKDCGYVSKGRPVEQAAGHSFHHTPYQTGYQSQGSTNYELGLRTRVVGEAHPVVMKDTLDVPGSEMGGQRMMSIPGDDSAPSSXAKKTGGTPGTPPSTPQQPREVSKEKQIKQFSKKLKGKLAKEFSPATPPPTPHYQPEPGPGPKDTTPEADKADFMLKLMRSLSEEAEGDEEEEEDQGEEAEGSAGDSTRLFETKGRRPELNLMSARRMSNKEALHYAERLACHIVSMATEMDTLGVAEEKGETSKGSEGRRDSVAQFSEQTLNSLWVYAGEVAGEVISDVKRMVGSGQQCPHHRALRRRSLDRSGSECLHYHHHHHYPSADHNKDWRVGRLAEQWSCDLLTSALLPPASISSTSYSSSSGLSSEYPSCESVTDEYAGYLIRVLKKEGGSRELVLDQYASRLAYRSIKLGLAHAARKMKQRSSTTRLHSSKSLPDGWKGPSSEASSPMDRAGTGEDGQCSCRDSEEQREYVDLVNFAESLAYNITCDVTRKLRFSSVRLPKSLTDSCLYKKSKLEDVAENLIRNSFSCPLLSKDSKSKHYHSTGSLYDGGYSSGVMQVIEHYARKIVDDTLEMSLASSGHPAREHQRAQGQDRHSHAERLSEGAAVGPTLGERTCRYCQVRECPYCTRPSRHYHQQASQRRKRGQECEARAERLSGLEIPKIHIDLDRRAAFAEEMVSTAMETAKRELSNTSLNADSGIGHDGASYAESLTAEIMTSALSNICQAANLSSPGREATESTVSQQLSLSVGDDSLGSWSNLSFEDDHPDDNSSFLHLSDSSNGNSSSWSSLGLEGEVCEERLSFSPSDSDCTEDKETEVKEESSGTLRVDRTQVQAPRALLVMVNSETSKLGHDPELVTLDPQFRSMLQWVAASMADLPQVQLSPDQELQQLPAVVQRLREREWRVGELLQALLRYCEETQSHSQSRALPPPTEEPLPAGTQPQRIPLFQWLLENA from the exons GTGAGTGGCTGGTCAGCCAGCCACGTCCAGCCCTCTGTTGCCATGGACGCCTGTGCACGTATCCGAGGAGTCCCACTAAGGACCAGAGCCTCCATCCGGAAAGAG ACGGTGCGTGACAGCGGGTCACAGTGTGTAAAGAGCCTTTTGAGGAGCAAAAAGGAGCTGTGTAGCATAGGCCTCGAGTTGCAGACCAGGGAGACAGTGAGACTGACCGAG CTCCattttgtgtgtctgcctgGTCACTGTGAAGGGGAAGATGTCACTCTACAG GCTCTGTCATCTCTGCCGGGGGAGCTATGTGAGCTACTCAGGTCCCTCCACATCCATGGCCTCAGGAATAATGAGGTTCTGCTGCTCAAAGATTCCCGAAGACTGGCAGAGCGCAAGGATGCTGGTGTTCAG TGCCGTTtgaaggcagtgtgtgtgctgaggcaCAATCCCAGCCCTACCTTCTGCCCTCAGGCCAGTTTAGCTTCTGTGGTGGGCTTGCTGGGGCGCTACATGGCAGGTGTTCGCTATGCTCTGGAGCTGCAGGCTCTTCAGAGGGGCACAGCCGAGCCCCAGCCAGCCAGAGGAGATGACACCAACCAGTCAGTCTCATCAATTGAGGATGACTTCGTCACAGCCCTGGAGCATCTGGAAGAGGACGATACAGGAGACACTTCCT CTGCAGCTCCCTATCAACATGGTAAAAAACGTGACGTAGCATCCCAGACAGTACCAGCTCACAAGAGACGAAAGGACCTGTCGGGCTCCCGTATTATTATTAGCTCCTCTTCCAAGAAGTCGTCAACCAAACGCAGGTCAGGTCCCGAGGTATCTGTCACAGTGCAGAGGTCATCAGGCACAGAATCCCAGTGGACTCATTGTAACCCTGGAGCTTGTCTCCCCTCCCCCTCGACCCATGTCAGTGAATCAGATGAGTCAGACTGTTCTAGCCCCAGCCCTATCATATTCCTGGATGAGGTGGGATACCAGAAGAGCCTGCTGGCTAAGTTGGACATACCCCAGGTGCCAGGAGGACCCATAGAGCGAGTGGAAGACTCAGACTCTGAAGTCAGTGAGTTCTTTGACAGCTTTGATCAGTTTGATGACTTGGAGGACCTGAGCTCAGAGAGCTGTACTCTCACCCTGCCTCTGGATGCCACCAGTGCCCCtaccaaacagaaaaagaagccCTCTGATACCAGTACCAATGGGTCAGGGTCCAAATACGTGTCCAGGGGCTGCTCAACCAAGGGCATGAACCCTCACCGCTTTGACCAGCCCACCCTTCCTGCCAATGTGAAGAAACCTACTCCTCTTAAACCAGGGTCTCCCTACTCACCCCACACTGAGGTGCCTGACTCCCCCCGGCCAGTGCAGACGTCCTCCGAGGAGAATGGGGGTCCACTTTTCAGCCCTGTCAGCTCATCTGCCTTCAGTCCTTTGGGGGACTCTGGTGGGCCACTGGAGTACTTCTGGAAGACTGATGGGGATGGAGGGGATGGAGGGGACTGCTCAGAACTGCGTAAACCCCAGGATCTTTGCTCTCTGTATAAGACCTACTCAGACTTTGCAAGCAGTCTGTCCAAGGAGATTCTGGGGTCGGTGTGTGGCTACCAATCTCCTGTTGACATAAATGACAACAAGAATCTGAGCTGTGTTTGCCACAAGGAATTCCAGAACCCTTCAGGCCACCTGATGAAGCTCTCAGAGATACAGGAGACAGTGACAGTGGCCAAGTTGCAGCAGAAGTCCCACTCTCTGAAAGATGGCATTCAGAGGTTTGCCACAGACCTGGTGGAGATGAGCCTGGGCAGCGCCCTGCGAGACCTCCAGAAAGGTGTGTCATCCTGCACCACCACCCTCTGTCACTTGGCTGCCAGACTCACCTCCTCAGTGTTTCAGATGGCCTTCCATGAGATTGGCATGCGTCATGCCTATGTGCTCAAGGAGCGAGCCATCAATGGCTTGGCTGGCTTCCTGGTTGGAGAGGCGGTGTCCGGAGCACTGAAAGAGTTTCTGACAGTCAAAAAACAGATCTTCCACAGCACAGTTACACGCTTTGCTGCTGACCTGGCTGAGGAACTGGTATTTGAAGGCATAATGGAGGTATGTCAGTtctcccacccctccacccctctcaCCTCTAGTGACTGGTCCTTTGGGCGTAGattagaggaagaggaagaggaagaggtagtATCCTCCTATGCTTCTGACTTGTCTGAGTCAGTTCTCCAGGAGGCCTTTATAGAGCTCTCCCAGGCTGACGTTGCATTCACTAGCCAGGCGGCTATCAGCGTCTCCCTAGATAATATCTGCTATGTCAGTGCACAGGACACCAGCACTCACACCTGCAGTACCTCTGATAGCCAACACTTTCTTCATGCCagctcagctgctgcagccccAGGGCCCTCAGGAGAGGATGGGGCCTGCACAGTTAAGAAAGCCCTGTTCACTGTATCAGGCATGGCCAGCTGTGTTCCTGTGCCCCAGGCAGGACAAGCCCTCTCCCACCTCCAGACCTCTGAGGAGATCTGTCAGTATAAGTCCAGCACGGCCCACACTTCACAGACCAGCCCCAAGAGAAGTCTGGTGACAGTAGCCTCATCTGACACCACCACATCTACACAAACTGACCTCAGCAGCCATGGAACACAAACCCAGGCCCCTGGAGGAGACCAATCCCAAGGAAAGTCCCCCTTCCACAACTTTTCTGGTAACATGGTAGATATGATAGTGAGTGAAGCTTGTGAGCTAATAACCacaaccaaaatgaaaaagagttTTGGTGACTGTGCTGACTTCCTAACTAAGACTATTGGAAGCCGAAGAGGCTCTTCGTCTAGGCCTGGTTCAATCAGTGACGAGGCCCCAGATTCCCCTTTGAGGCAGGGAGCTAGCAGGGAGAGCTTCAGATATGATAATAAAGACTGTGGGTATGTGAGTAAGGGACGCCCCGTTGAACAGGCAGCAGGTCACAGCTTTCACCACACTCCCTATCAGACAGGATATCAGAGCCAGGGAAGCACCAACTATGAGTTAGGCCTAAGGACCAGAGTTGTGGGAGAAGCTCATCCTGTTGTGATGAAGGATACTCTAGACGTTCCAGGTTCAGAAATGGGTGGACAAAGGATGATGTCTATCCCTGGAGATGACTCGGCCCCCAGCTC GGCCAAAAAAACTGGTGGGACTCCGGGTACTCCCCCCTCAACTCCCCAGCAGCCCAGAGAGGTGTCTAAGGAGAAACAGATCAAACAGTTCTCCAAGAAGCTGAAAGGCAAGTTGGCTAAGGAGTTCTCCCCTGCtacaccccctccaaccccaCATTACCAGCCTGAGCCTGGTCCAGGGCCAAAAGACACAACTCCAGAGGCAGACAAGGCTGACTTCATGCTCAAACTGATGAGATCTCTGTCTGAGGAGGCAGAGggtgatgaggaagaggaagaggaccaGGGAGAAGAAGCAGAGGGTAGTGCTGGTGATAGTACCAGACTTTTTGAAACGAAAGGTCGCCGACCTGAACTGAACCTGATGTCAGCTCGCAGAATGTCAAACAAGGAGGCCCTTCACTATGCTGAGCGGTTGGCATGTCATATTGTATCAATGGCAACAGAGATGGACACCCTGGGAGTGGCAGAGGAAAAGGGTGAGACAAGCAAGGGGAGTGAGGGGAGAAGAGACAGTGTGGCTCAGTTCTCAGAGCAGACCTTAAACTCTTTGTGGGTATATGCAGGTGAGGTGGCGGGAGAGGTCATCAGTGATGTGAAGAGGATGGTGGGCTCTGGACAGCAGTGCCCCCATCACAGAGCTCTCAGGAGAAGAAGCCTGGACAGATCTGGCTCTGAATGTCTCcattaccaccaccaccaccactaccccAGTGCAGACCACAACAAGGACTGGAGGGTGGGGCGGCTGGCTGAGCAGTGGTCTTGTGACCTGCTGACCTCTGCCTTACTTCCTCCTGCCTCCATTTCCTCTACCAGTTACAGCTCCAGTTCAGGCCTATCTTCAGAATACCCCAGCTGTGAAAGTGTGACAGATGAATATGCTGGCTACCTCATTAGGGTGCTGAAAAAGgagggaggcagcagggagTTGGTCCTAGATCAGTATGCGAGCCGTTTGGCCTACCGCTCCATCAAACTAGGCCTGGCCCATGCTGCACGCAAGATGAAGCAGAGGTCCTCCACCACTCGTCTCCACTCCTCCAAGTCCTTACCAGATGGATGGAAGGGTCCTAGCAGTGAGGCCTCCTCACCCATGGACAGAGCTGGGACAGGGGAGGATGGTCAGTGTAGTTGCAGGGACTCTGAGGAGCAGAGGGAATATGTAGATTTGGTAAACTTTGCAGAGTCCTTAGCATACAATATCACCTGTGATGTCACACGCAAGCTGCGCTTTTCTTCTGTACGTCTGCCTAAGTCTCTCACTGATTCCTGCCTTTATAAAAAATCCAAACTTGAGGATGTGGCTGAGAATTTAATCAGAAACTCCTTCTCCTGCCCCCTGTTATCCAAGGACAGTAAGAGCAAGCACTACCATAGTACAGGAAGCCTGTATGATGGAGGCTACAGCAGTGGTGTGATGCAGGTTATAGAACATTATGCCAGGAAGATAGTGGATGACACTCTGGAGATGAGTCTGGCTTCATCAGGACATCCAGCCAGGGAGCACCAGAGGGCCCAAGGCCAGGACAGACATTCCCATGCAGAGAGGTTGTCTGAGGGGGCAGCAGTGGGACCAACTCTGGGAGAGAGGACCTGCCGCTACTGTCAGGTCCGCGAATGTCCATACTGCACGAGGCCCAGCAGGCACTACCACCAACAGGCAagccagaggaggaaaagggggCAAGAGTGTGAAGCCAGAGCTGAGCGGCTCTCTGGCCTGGAGATTCCCAAAATCCACATCGACCTGGACCGCAGGGCAGCATTTGCTGAGGAGATGGTGTCTACGGCAATGGAGACAGCTAAGCGTGAACTGAGCAACACCAGCCTCAACGCTGACAGTGGCATCGGCCATGATGGGGCCAGCTATGCTGAAAGCCTAACTGCCGAGATCATGACCTCAGCTCTGTCCAACATCTGCCAGGCGGCCAACCTCAG TTCTCCAGGCAGGGAGGCCACTGAGTCAACTGTGTCCCAGCAGCTGAGCCTGAGTGTGGGTGACGACAGTCTGGGCAGCTGGTCTAACTTGAGCTTTGAGGACGATCACCCAGATGACAACAGCAGCTTCCTCCACCTCAGTGACAG CAGCAATGGGAACAGCAGTAGCTGGAGCAGTCTGGGCCTGGAGGGGGAGGTGTGTGAGGAGCGCctgtctttctccccctctgacaG TGACTGTACAGAAGACAAGGAGACTGAAGTCAAAGAGGAATCCAGTG GGACGCTGCGTGTGGACAGGACTCAGGTGCAGGCTCCCAGGGCCCTGCTGGTGATGGTGAACTCTGAAACCAGCAAACTTGGCCATGATCCTGAACTTGTGACCCTTGACCCCCAGTTCAGGAGCATGCTGCAGTGGGTGGCGGCCTCCATGGCCGACCTCCCGCAGGTCCAACTGAGTCCTGACCAAGAGCTCCAGCAG CTCCCAGCCGTGGTCCAAAGACTTCgagagagggagtggagggTGGGAGAGCTGCTGCAAGCCCTGCTGCGCTACTGTGAGGAGACCCAGTCCCACAGTCAGTCTCGGGCTCTGCCTCCGCCCACAGAGGAGCCACTCCCGGCAGGCACACAGCCCCAGCGCATTCCCCTCTTCCAGTGGCTCCTGGAGAACGCCTAG
- the tnfsf11 gene encoding tumor necrosis factor ligand superfamily member 11: MAATHGDYRGYLRNTVDMEAGQHRFHPVQSSEPTYRPLLFGTLAVMGLLQVASSVAILLHLTGYLQEVDLSTAPHRPIEEVQTEPVLDALKDPRKKRCKTPKESLPSAHLPIRQHQENVKRGEQKAITIDWDEVHGHCHKMGYHKGKLQVRESGFYYVYAKICFRYYVYVPEDSSQAGAQLVDVSNAQLIQYIYHESIKQNSKAVTLIKTGSTVRWENTNYNMYCAQQGRGVRLEEGDALYVNVSNAWMLDLEGEGTYFGAVKLGN; encoded by the exons ATGGCAGCTACGCACGGCGACTACCGAGGCTACCTGCGAAACACCGTCGACATGGAGGCAGGGCAGCACCGCTTCCACCCGGTGCAGAGCTCGGAGCCGACTTACCGGCCGCTCCTATTCGGCACCCTCGCGGTTATGGGATTGCTTCAGGTGGCGTCGAGCGTGGCCATCTTATTACACCTGACGGGTTACCTCCAAGAG gTAGACTTGTCCACAGCCCCACATCGACCTATAGAG GAAGTGCAAACAGAGCCGGTGCTTGACGCCCTGAAAGACCCGAGGAAAAAACGGTGCAAGACTCCAAAAGAGAGCCTGCCATCTGCTCATCTACCAATCAGACAGCATCAAGAAAATGTTAAGA GGGGTGAGCAGAAGGCTATCACGATTGACTGGGACGAAGTGCACGGCCACTGCCACAAGATGGGCTACCATAAGGGGAAACTGCAGGTGAGGGAGTCAGGTTTCTACTACGTTTACGCCAAGATCTGCTTCCGCTACTACGTGTACGTACCAGAGGACAGCAGCCAGGCCGGGGCCCAGCTGGTGGACGTGAGCAACGCCCAGCTCATCCAGTACATCTACCACGAGAGCATCAAACAGAACAGCAAGGCTGTCACGCTGATTAAGACAGGCAGCACTGTGCGCTGGGAGAACACAAACTACAACATGTACTGCGCCCAGCAGGGCCGAGGGGTCCGGCTGGAGGAGGGCGATGCGCTGTACGTCAACGTGTCCAACGCTTGGATGCTGGACCTGGAGGGAGAAGGGACGTATTTTGGGGCCGTAAAGTTGGGCAACTGA